CACCTGATTTGTTGCCGGGTGATATTCTCGGCGGCTCGATTTACCGGCCCGCTGTCGGTGAGTTTGAGTTTCGTCCTGGACCTGTCTTTTGCAATCTGTTGGTCGCAGATGAAATCAATCGAGCGTCACCGCGGACCCAAAGTGCGCTCCTCGAAGCGATGGCAGAGACGCAGGTGACGATCGAGGGCAAGCGATACGACCTGAAACACCCCTTCATCGTCATCGCGACACAAAACCCTGCTGGTTTTGAAGGTACCTTTCCGCTGCCGGAGTCCCAACTCGATCGATTTCTATTTCGCTTGAAGATGGATTATCCGGACCCCAAGAGTGAAATCGACCTGCTTGTGGACCAGTCCAGCCACGAGCCAGTGATGGATTTGCAGTCGCGCATGCATGTCGACGCCTTAGAACTTCTGCAAGGTTGGGTCCGTGACATTCGTGTCGATCGAAAAATTGCGACGTACATTGTTGCTCTTGCCACTGCCACCCGCCGCGATGGTCGGCTACGGGTCGGCTGCAGTCCCCGGGGATGCAAAATGTTACTGCGAGCGTCCCAGGCCCGCGCGGTGCTGATGGGCCGGGACTACGTGCTTCCTGATGATGTGCAGCACTTGGCGGTGTCGACCCTCGGCCATCGAGTCAGCTCAAGGCATGCTTCGATCGCAATGGACGAGAATCGCCAAATCATCGATTCCATTGTGAAACAAACGGAAATACCTCTGTAAAATGCCTCAGATCGGGCCAACCCATCGATCATCCAGAAATCGATACTCACCCGCGCGCGGGCTGCCGCCACCACTCCCACCACCTCCTCAGATACCTACCTATTTCCCCTGGCCCTGCTAACAGGACTGGGTTGGCCCTTTTTTTGCTTGGCTGTCCAGGAAAGCTCACCCCCAATCGACGCTGTTCGTGCAAAATGGAATATTCAGCGACGAACCACCCCAACTGAATGCACGCTCTTCCATGACGACTTCGACGTTTCGCTCTGATCCGCCTCAATCTGTGTTTACCGCCCCCACGCAGACCGATGGGGTGACGCTCTATTACGAAGACCTGGCTGTCGGCCAGTGCTGGAAAAGTCCGTCACGTCGCATTACCAAAGACGATGTAGCCTCGTTTTCATCTTTGACTGGCGATTTTGACCCCTTGCACCGCTCAGCGGCTGCCGGGAGCGGGACAAAAACAATCTTGCCATCGCCGTTTGGCGAGCCGGTTGCCCATGGGCTGCTGGGCATGAGTGTGCTCGCAGGCCTATCAACAGAACATCCACGCGCAGCCACGCTCGCCCTGGTGGGGATCATGGACTGGCAGTTCGAGAACCCCATTTTCTTTGATGAGGTCGTTCACGTCGTAACGCAGGTCGAAACGGTCATTCCTCACGGGCGTCGTGCCGGCCGCATCACTTGGCTTCGCAAGCTAATATCGAGCGATGGGCGGCTGTTGCAGCAAGGCCGATTCGTTACCTTGGTTGCCTCCCACAAACGTGAATTTCATGGCAACTCGTCCTCCTCAACCGCAGCGCCCCGACAACCCCGCTAAAGGTTCGTCATCGACCTTCGACCACCGCTCCCTGCTCAGCGGGCAGACAACGGGGCTGCTGGCCAGTTCGACCCGACTGGGACTGCGTTCGGCAAGTCTACTCTACGGAGTGGGAGCCCGCGTCCGGCGGTTTCGATATGACAGCGGCCGAGCGACAGTCAACCACGTTGATGTGCCCGTGATCAGTGTGGGCAACCTCACGACCGGCGGCACTGGCAAAACACCGGTGGTCTGCGACCTTTGTTCCCGCCTCCGTCAACTCGGACACCGGGTGGCGATCATCAGTCGCGGGTATGGGGCAGGCGATAGCGGCATCAATGATGAAGCGCTGGAGATGGCCGAACGATTGCCCGACGTCCCGCATGTGCAGCATGCTGATCGGGTCGAGGCCGCGCGCATCGCTGTGGAGGAACTCGAGGCCGAAGTGCTGGTCATGGACGACGGCTTCCAGCATCGCCGCCTGCATCGTGATCTCGACCTCGTGGTCGTCGATGCGACATGTCCATTCGGATTCGGCTACATGCTGCCGCGCGGGTACCTTCGCGAACCCGTCAGCAGCCTCGGTCGCGCCGATGCGGCCATCCTGACGCGAACGGATCAAGTCGACACGCAAGCGCTCGCCTCGCTACGTACAGAACTCCGTACCTACCTGGGCGATCGGCCGCTGATTGAAACCTCGCATGCCCCGTCCAAGGTGCAGCTGGATCGTGGCGTGAGTGAACCGATCGAGTCGCTTCAAGATCGATCGATTGCCCTCATCTCCGCGATCGGCAACCCGGATGCATTTGAAAAGACAGTGAGCAATTGCGGCGGTCAGATTGCCGGGCATTACCGCCTGGCCGATCATGATCCTTATGACCGTGAAACGCGGCAGGCATTGCGAATGTGGATCGAATCACTCCAGTCCACCGGTAGGATTGATCGGATACTTTGCACTCACAAGGACGCGGTCAAGATTGCGGCCGACCAGATCGCCGGCGTGCCGCTGGGATACCTGCAAATCGACCTGCAGATCCGAACCGGTGAAGAGCAGTTACAGACACTCGTGGAGTCGTGCGGCGTTACCTGATCCGTAGTCCGGCACCACCCCACAGGACGTTTAAGTCCGCTGCTGTCCATTCTTCCTGTCCCACTGCGGGATCTCCCACCACGACCCCGCCATGGGGGCCTCGGCCCAAGGCCACCACCGAGTGCCCCATGCCAGGAATCCAGCCCCACTGTTCGACGTAGCGACGGTCTTCCACACCAAATGGTAGCTTGACCGTTAACAGGACAGGCCAATCGTCAGCGTCCAACAGATCAGCCGTCGTGCCCTCGAGCAACTCGACCTCTCGATCATGGCGATTGGCGACCAACTTGACGCCCCGATACAGCCCGAGAGTCGGCGTCCCACTGGAATCTGTCAAGCACAATGGAATCATCTGCGACTCACTCATTTCGATGCCCTCCGCTCGAAGTAACGTCGCCGCTGCAGCTGGACTGCATGTCGCCCACGACGTCTGCATCGCAACATCGTTTTCCCACTGATCTCCACCGGTGGGCGGCGGTCGAACGGCAATCGACAGAATTGGCCAAAAGATGATAGCCACTGATCCGCTGGCGAGTAAAAGACTCAGAATTGAACGACGCCATAACGGCGTGTTCGGCAATCGCCACGCCCAGCCCGCTGCCAACGCGGCGAAGATCGCAGATAAATTCGTATAGATGATTGCTGCTGATGATGGCACGAACCTTGCCCAGAACAACTGCCCCGATGCATACAGCAGGAATAACACCATGGACATCGTTGCCAGCGCTAGGCAAGCCATGGTCCCCTGACCTTTGCGGCTGTACGCATAACCGCCCGCGAAGACAACGCAGATAAGCGACAAAGTCAGCATCACGCTGATTGCGATTAACAAATCAGTGGCCACAGTTTGATTCATGGAAAGTGTGCTGCGAGAAGTTTGGCGTTGCGACATCGATCGCCACTTTTAAAAGCCTCCAACGTTTGTCCTTCGATGCTATTGAACAACAATCAGCCCCCCCACGCCACCAGTCACTCCATCCGCCCCACAGGATAACTTGCCAATGGGATGTTGCTTCGTTCGACGGCGGTGACACTTGCGTTCGGCACCCCGTCCAGCATGGCAGCCCGAGAGAGTCAGTCATGACTGGAGGTCAAGACGGGCAGCGGCAGGCCCTTGTGCGGCTAGGCACGGAACTTGCTAAGCTCAGCATCATGAACGCACCAACGTCCCCTCCAAACTGGCTGCATCGTTTCGTACGGTTCCTGTGGGGGCGCGAACCGATTGTACTGCT
This genomic window from Allorhodopirellula heiligendammensis contains:
- a CDS encoding AAA family ATPase, encoding MMLHDIASPLPAGVATAWQQLQDVASELRSVVRGKDDVIELVLTALLAEGSILLEDVPGVGKTTLAKSVARLVDLDYQRIQCTPDLLPGDILGGSIYRPAVGEFEFRPGPVFCNLLVADEINRASPRTQSALLEAMAETQVTIEGKRYDLKHPFIVIATQNPAGFEGTFPLPESQLDRFLFRLKMDYPDPKSEIDLLVDQSSHEPVMDLQSRMHVDALELLQGWVRDIRVDRKIATYIVALATATRRDGRLRVGCSPRGCKMLLRASQARAVLMGRDYVLPDDVQHLAVSTLGHRVSSRHASIAMDENRQIIDSIVKQTEIPL
- a CDS encoding MaoC family dehydratase, whose amino-acid sequence is MTTSTFRSDPPQSVFTAPTQTDGVTLYYEDLAVGQCWKSPSRRITKDDVASFSSLTGDFDPLHRSAAAGSGTKTILPSPFGEPVAHGLLGMSVLAGLSTEHPRAATLALVGIMDWQFENPIFFDEVVHVVTQVETVIPHGRRAGRITWLRKLISSDGRLLQQGRFVTLVASHKREFHGNSSSSTAAPRQPR
- the lpxK gene encoding tetraacyldisaccharide 4'-kinase produces the protein MATRPPQPQRPDNPAKGSSSTFDHRSLLSGQTTGLLASSTRLGLRSASLLYGVGARVRRFRYDSGRATVNHVDVPVISVGNLTTGGTGKTPVVCDLCSRLRQLGHRVAIISRGYGAGDSGINDEALEMAERLPDVPHVQHADRVEAARIAVEELEAEVLVMDDGFQHRRLHRDLDLVVVDATCPFGFGYMLPRGYLREPVSSLGRADAAILTRTDQVDTQALASLRTELRTYLGDRPLIETSHAPSKVQLDRGVSEPIESLQDRSIALISAIGNPDAFEKTVSNCGGQIAGHYRLADHDPYDRETRQALRMWIESLQSTGRIDRILCTHKDAVKIAADQIAGVPLGYLQIDLQIRTGEEQLQTLVESCGVT
- a CDS encoding peptidase C39, whose product is MNQTVATDLLIAISVMLTLSLICVVFAGGYAYSRKGQGTMACLALATMSMVLFLLYASGQLFWARFVPSSAAIIYTNLSAIFAALAAGWAWRLPNTPLWRRSILSLLLASGSVAIIFWPILSIAVRPPPTGGDQWENDVAMQTSWATCSPAAAATLLRAEGIEMSESQMIPLCLTDSSGTPTLGLYRGVKLVANRHDREVELLEGTTADLLDADDWPVLLTVKLPFGVEDRRYVEQWGWIPGMGHSVVALGRGPHGGVVVGDPAVGQEEWTAADLNVLWGGAGLRIR